One region of Wyeomyia smithii strain HCP4-BCI-WySm-NY-G18 chromosome 3, ASM2978416v1, whole genome shotgun sequence genomic DNA includes:
- the LOC129727274 gene encoding mucin-2-like: MKILWLLAAFIAVTLAEEDNPCLGNEGIRRFPDSTDCTRFYLCIGEESFPSQCGVDMIFDVITEQCNDESVSVCIKDIETPPTPSVPGDTTTATDDDTTGVPEAPTGSTTLAPEAPTPEPAPTTVTTPATTTIATAPTPEPTTTTTTPTTTIPTAPPATTTTPAPVTTTTPAPITTTTPAPTSAPTTTLPPGPEPHCPLDQTFYAPHPNCNMFFRCFFGTLFVLECPPNQYWNQDRKYCDHPFNVQCPSG; the protein is encoded by the exons ATGAAAA TATTATGGCTTTTGGCAGCTTTCATAGCTGTCACTTTAGCAGAGGAAGATAATCCATGTTTAGGTAATGAAGGAATTCGAAGATTTCCTGATTCGACTGATTGTACCCGATTCTACCTCTGTATCGGGGAAGAATCGTTTCCCTCGCAATGTGGAGTGGATATGATTTTTGACGTGATCACAGAACAATGCAATGATGAATCTGTTTCCGTATGCATTAAGGATATTGAGACTCCTCCAACACCTTCAGTACCAGGTGACACCACAACAGCTACAGATGATGACACAACTGGAGTTCCAGAGGCTCCCACTGGATCAACAACGCTTGCCCCAGAAGCACCTACACCTGAACCAGCACCTACTACAGTAACAACTCCAGCAACAACAACGATAGCTACAGCTCCTACTCCAgaaccaacaacaacaacaacaacaccaaCAACAACAATCCCCACAGCGCCCCCCGCAACAACCACCACTCCCGCTCCGGTAACAACCACTACTCCCGCTCCGATAACAACTACCACTCCCGCCCCAACGTCAGCGCCTACCACAACATTACCACCAGGCCCAGAACCACACTGCCCTCTGGATCAGACGTTCTATGCCCCTCACCCGAACTGCAATATGTTCTTCCGTTGTTTCTTCGGAACACTCTTTGTGCTCGAGTGTCCCCCGAACCAGTACTGGAATCAGGACCGAAAATACTGTGATCACCCATTCAATGTGCAGTGTCCGTCCGGATGA